The genomic stretch GGCGGTTTGTCGCCGAGCGCGACCATGACCTCGTAATTGGCGCCGGTATCGAAGTTCGCGAGGCGGGTGCGGTCAAAAAAGTCGGTGCTTGCCGCCTGCTTCATGAAGGCGATGAAATCTCCGCCCCACAGCGCGGTGACGACGATCTCGGGTTCGGCCTTTTGCAGCGCGTCGATGTAGGGGGAGTAGTCCGGCTCATAGAGCTTGGGCCAGAACATGCCGACCAGGTCGAACTTGACGCCGAGTCGCTCGAAGTTGCTGCGCAGGTCGATCCACGAGACGTGACCGTAGTCGTAGTCGGGGGCAATGAACGCGAGGCGCTTCCAGCCGGTCTTGCGCTGCAGTTCTGCAAGGTAGCGGGCACCGGCCGCCATCGAGGTGTAGGAGTCGTTCGACACCCGGAAGTAGTACTTGTGAAAGGCTTCGATGGTGAGGCGCGATGACGCGTGGTCGGTGCCGACCATGATCACCCGGTTGCGCTGGGCGGTCTGGCTCACCGCATGGGCTACGCCTGAGCTGACCATGCCACATAGAAAACGGGCGCCATCGCGGTGGATGAAATCTTCCGCAATCCGCACCGCATAGGAGGCTTTCGAGCGGGTGTCGTCGATCAGCACCCGCAGCGCCGGTGCAGGGGTGCCATCGCGGGCAAGGTCGGCAAGTGCCAGCTTCATCCCGGCAATGCTGTCGCGACCGTAGATCGCTGCGCGACCGGTCATCGGGAACATGCAGCCTATCGTGGCGTCTGCCTTGCCGGCAGGCGCGCCAAGCTCCACTCGAGCCCACGAGGTCAACGGCTCGACCGCGGCACAAAGTACCAGCAGTGAACATGCTGCCCGGGCTGCAAAACGGCGCCCTGTATGGAACTGGGTCACGACGGTGTCTCCTCTCGATGTCGTTTCGGATGCACGCATCCTTACGACTTTGGTTCAATAACAGCAAAGCCCATGCCAGCCCGGCGATTTGATCGCCAGGGGGCATGGATGCTGGGGTTCAAGGGGGGGGTGATCGAGTTGATGCGAGCTCGAAGCGCGCACGTGAGCGCTTTATGAGCGGATTCCGCTCGCCGTGCGCGCGTGTCTGAGCGGATTGCGCTCGCTTACAGGCCGAGCCGCTGCAGTCGTCGTTTCAGCGCATGGCGCGAGATGCCGAGAATGTCTGCAGCGCGGCCTTTCTGACCGCCGGCTTCACTGAGCGCCGCTTCCACAAACTGACGCTCGGCTTCTGCCAGCTGGCCGGTGATGGGTCCCACCGACGCCGGTTTTTCCTTTTCTGCAGGTGTGTCCGCGTCCGGACTCGCCGTGCCGACAGTCATCTCCTTTGGCAGGTCGGCAGGCACTATGCTGCGTCCGGGCGTCAGGATGGTGAGCCGCTCGATGGTGTTCTTCAGTTCGCGAACATTGCCCGGCCATGGATAGCGCAGGAAGATCTCCCGCACCTCGTCTGACAGCCGGATCGGTGTGCTGCCTTCCTCGCGCGCATAGCGCTGGCAAAAGTGGGTTGCCAGTTCGATGATGTCGTCGCCCCGATCGCGCAGGGGCGGTATCCGGAGCTGGATGACGTTGAGCCGGTAATACAGATCTTCGCGGAATCGCCCCCGGCTCACTTCTTCGGCCAGGTCGCGGTTGGTCGCAGCCACCACCCGCACATCCGTATTCAGCGCCCTTCCGGAGCCAATGGGGCGGTAGCTTCCGTCCTCGAGAAAGTGGAGGAACTTCGCCTGCAATGCGAGGGGGAGTTCGCCGATCTCGTCGAGGAACAGCGTTCCGTTGCCGGCCAGGGTGACGAGTCCGGTGCGTTTCTGATGCGCGCCCGTGTAGGCGCCCTTCTCCGCACCGAACAGCTCGGCCTCGATCAGTTGCTCCGGCAGCGAAGCGCAGTTCACCTCGATGAAGGGGCCGTCGGCGCGCTGGCTGCATGCGTGAATGGCGCGTGCGACGAGTGCCTTGCCGGTGCCGGACTCGCCCAGCAACAGCACGCGGGCAGAACTGCTGGTGGCGACGCGGCGCACGGTCTGATCGAGCTCGCGCATCGCGGGACTGTCGCCGATGAGTGATCCCGACCCGAGTGCGGCCTCGCGGTGGAAGCTGAGTTCGCTGCGCATGCGCTTCTTGTCGAGCACCGTTTCGATTACGTGGAACAGGTCATCAAGTTCGAAGGGCTTGCTCAGGTAGTCGGCAGCGCCAAGCTTCACCGCCTGAACCGCGGCGCGGGTATCGCCGTGCGCCGAAATCATGACCACCGGCAAATCCGGCTGGCGCTCGCGCAAACGCTCGAGCACCTCCATGCCTGAAAGGTCCGGCAGGCGCAGATCGAGCAGCACTACATCGGGTGCGATCCGGGCTGTGGCCTCCAGTCCTTCGACACCGTTGTGTGCGCTGTGCGGAGTGTATCCGGCTTCCTTCAGCGCAAAACTCAGCGAACGTACCAAGGCGGCTTCGTCGTCGATGATCAGTACTGCACTCAAAGCGTGTCCCCTTGTGTTGGCAGGGTGAGCCTTACCATTGTTCCTTCTCCCAAGGTGCTGAAAAACTCGAGCCGGCCCCCCTGCAATTCGGCAAGTTGCCGCGCAATGCTCAGGCCGAGGCCCGAGCCTTTGGGCTTGGTGGTGAAGAACGGGTCGGCCATTCGGGCGAGAACGGCCTCGTCCACGCCGGTGCCGGTGTCGCGTACTTCGATCGCGGCTTCGGACGGACCGGTGCGTGCGACCTGAAGCCTGACCGAACCGCCCGCTGGTGTTGCCTGAACCGCATTCAGGATCAGGTTGACGAGAATCTGGATCACCTGGTCTTCGTCGGCATGAAAAGTGACATGATCCTGATCTTCGGCCACCTCCAGATTAATGCTCGCCTGAAGGGTCGAAGGGTTCATCAGGGAATACAGACGGCTGAGCAGGGCGCGCGCGGAGACCGCCTGCAAATCGGGCGGGCGCGGACGGCCGAACTCAAGCAGATCGCTCATGACACGGTTCAGGCGGTCGATCTCGCGACCGACGTCCTCCAGGAGTTCGAGGCGCTCGTTGTTCTTTTCGCTTCGGGCCAGCGCCTGCACGGTCGTCTTGATCGTCGCCAGCGGGTTGCGGATCTCGTGTGCAACGCCGGTCGCGAATTCGCCGAGCACCGCGAGGCGTTCCACCCGGACCGTGCGTTCGAACATTTCCTGCAACTTGCTCGCCATGCTGTTGAAGCTGGTTGCCACGAGACTGATCTCGTCATCGCCCAGCACCTTGATGCGGTAATTCAGGTCCCCCGTCGATACGGCTTCCGCACCTGCAGTGAGGGGTTCGACCCGTTGTCTCAGGCCCCCGGCCAGGCGCGCGAACAGCACGATGATGACGAGAAGCGCGGTGATGCTGGCGAAGTAGAGTCCGTGACGTGCGGTCTTGAAGGGTTTGATCAGCTGGTCGGGATCGACGACCAGCATCGGTTGCCAGCCTGGCAACACC from Parazoarcus communis encodes the following:
- a CDS encoding ABC transporter substrate-binding protein; the encoded protein is MFPMTGRAAIYGRDSIAGMKLALADLARDGTPAPALRVLIDDTRSKASYAVRIAEDFIHRDGARFLCGMVSSGVAHAVSQTAQRNRVIMVGTDHASSRLTIEAFHKYYFRVSNDSYTSMAAGARYLAELQRKTGWKRLAFIAPDYDYGHVSWIDLRSNFERLGVKFDLVGMFWPKLYEPDYSPYIDALQKAEPEIVVTALWGGDFIAFMKQAASTDFFDRTRLANFDTGANYEVMVALGDKPPKGLIVSARHHNNWPESERNRRFVNDFHKAEGRFPTYAAEGAYSGIMMIAAAIRKAGSATDTDAIVAALEGLHLQLPEDPDGFTSYIDPDTHQIVQMQAVGEVVPDDRFPPARVMVGNWTVYRAEDLSPPPALVRERRSRAAGTADYFP
- a CDS encoding sigma-54-dependent transcriptional regulator; this translates as MSAVLIIDDEAALVRSLSFALKEAGYTPHSAHNGVEGLEATARIAPDVVLLDLRLPDLSGMEVLERLRERQPDLPVVMISAHGDTRAAVQAVKLGAADYLSKPFELDDLFHVIETVLDKKRMRSELSFHREAALGSGSLIGDSPAMRELDQTVRRVATSSSARVLLLGESGTGKALVARAIHACSQRADGPFIEVNCASLPEQLIEAELFGAEKGAYTGAHQKRTGLVTLAGNGTLFLDEIGELPLALQAKFLHFLEDGSYRPIGSGRALNTDVRVVAATNRDLAEEVSRGRFREDLYYRLNVIQLRIPPLRDRGDDIIELATHFCQRYAREEGSTPIRLSDEVREIFLRYPWPGNVRELKNTIERLTILTPGRSIVPADLPKEMTVGTASPDADTPAEKEKPASVGPITGQLAEAERQFVEAALSEAGGQKGRAADILGISRHALKRRLQRLGL
- a CDS encoding sensor histidine kinase; its protein translation is MRIRNSLVRKYFLVSLLGAVLPMVLVSALYDRYASALLEQITGERLSAQLASTASRLNAFFDVRVYQIETLSNHPALPLLAQAPLTGLDTEIDALLRIEADVPDLYGILMFGASGQLSRIIAGQAASGAPYWSDLAFDVATLPVTPASGVDVIGPVVPADGASGWFLMRQSLRNLNNGDHAGSIALHVRLASVTELLGGASLAGILQPVLKTPAGIFNVVGQPVTPSRQMVAGPEVLPGWQPMLVVDPDQLIKPFKTARHGLYFASITALLVIIVLFARLAGGLRQRVEPLTAGAEAVSTGDLNYRIKVLGDDEISLVATSFNSMASKLQEMFERTVRVERLAVLGEFATGVAHEIRNPLATIKTTVQALARSEKNNERLELLEDVGREIDRLNRVMSDLLEFGRPRPPDLQAVSARALLSRLYSLMNPSTLQASINLEVAEDQDHVTFHADEDQVIQILVNLILNAVQATPAGGSVRLQVARTGPSEAAIEVRDTGTGVDEAVLARMADPFFTTKPKGSGLGLSIARQLAELQGGRLEFFSTLGEGTMVRLTLPTQGDTL